The window GGTTTCCGGCGATCCGGGTTTTTATAGTCTCTTGCCCGCCATTCGCCGGTCCTTTCCATCGGAAATCATCGAGGTAGTTCCCGGCATCAGTTCGGTGCAGGTGGCTTTCGCCCGGATCGGATTGCCTTGGCAGGAGGCTTATTTAACCAGTGTGCATGGCAGGGAAGTGGCCGGCAATCCGGCGCTGGGATACATCCCCGGCAAAATCTTGGGTCTCTTGACCGATCCCGTACACAATCCAAGCTTTCTGGCGGCACATTTGCTGGAACAAGGATGGCCCCAAACGGCGAAAGTCTGGTTGTGCGAAAATTTATCCTATGATTCCGAAAGGATACTGGCGCTCAGTCTGGCGGAGATTAAAAGCGTTGCCGGATTTGAATCTTGTGTAATGGTGGTGCAGGGATGAAACGGTACTTTCCGGGAATTGCCGATGATGAGTTTATCCGCGGCTCTGTCCCGATGACTAAGCAGGAAATCCGGATCATGGTTCTGGCAAAAGCCCGCATTGGCGAAGCCGATACCGTCATCGACATCGGCGCCGGCACCGGTTCGATATCAATAGAAGCAGCTTTTCAGGCACAGAAGGGAATTGTGTACGCCGTTGAAAAAAATCCGGAGGGAGTCGGGCTGATTCAGACCAATTGCCGTCATTTCGGGTTGGACAATGTCCGGGTGATTCACGGCGAGGCGCCTGAAGCCCTGGAAGATCTGCCAAAGGCCAACGCAATCATCGTGGGGGGGGCCGGCGGTCATTTACCAACTGTTCTGGAGCGGTGCGACGCACTGCTATACGAGCAGGGACGATTGATCATCACAGCTGTAACCCTGGAAACAATTCTGGAAACCGTAACTATTATGGAAAAGAAAGAAAATTATACGGTAGAGGCAAGCGGCATGCAAGTGACCCGTCTGCGGCGGGCAGGGACCAAGCATATGTTTGACGCGTTGAATCCGGTTTTCGTAATTTCCTGTATTAAGGAAAAGGAATAAATGTGGCTGGGCTGGAAAGGAAACCCCAGACCCTGAATCCATCGTTGATCATTGCAAAGAAAGAAGGGTTTTAACATGCAGGTATTTTTTGTCGGCGCCGGACCCGGTGACCCTGAATTGATCACCGTCAAGGGACAGCGCCTGTTGCAGTCGGCTGATGTCATCATTTACGCCGGTTCGCTGGTCAACCCGGTTTTATTGGATAACGCGAAGCCAGGGAGTGAGATTCATAACAGCGCATCCATGACACTGGATGAGGTTGTGGCGGTAATGGAGAAGGCGATTGCCATGAATAAAACAGTCGTCCGGCTGCACACAGGCGATCCCAGTATCTACGGAGCGATTCAGGAGCAAATGGACGCTCTTGATCAGCGGCATATCTCCTATGATGTGGTGCCCGGCGTTAGCTCGTTTCTTGCCGCTGCCGCGGCGTTAAAACGCGAATACACCCTGCCTGCCGTGTCGCAAACAGTGATTATTACCCGTCTAGAAGGCCGTACGCCAGTTCCGCCAAAGGAACAATTGGAAACCCTGGCGACTCATCATGCCACCATGTGTATTTTTTTGAGCGTTCACATGGTGGAGACAGTTGTGGCTCGATTGCTGGCAGGCGGTTACGAACCTGCTACGCCGGTGGCAATCGTCCAGAAGGCCTCTTGGCCGGAACAAAAAATCATGCGGGGAACCCTGAATACCATTGCGGCAACTGTCGCTGCAGAAGGCATAGACAGAACGGCGCTAATCATTGTGGGTGACTGCCTGGCTGCGGAATATGAACTGTCCCGGCTTTACTCCCCGGATTTTGGCCATATGTTCCGGGAGTCCGTATGCGGATAGCTATTATTTCAGTAACAGCCAAAGGTGCGGCGAGGGCAGGCGAACTGGCACAGGCGCTGCAGTGCGGCACAGAGAATCATGACATTGATCAGTATGCCAAAACCGGCCGTAATCCAACGGGAGCAGCGGAGTATGAACACTTGGGCAAGCTGGCGGGGATTATTTTTAATCAGTATGATGCCTTGATTTTTATCATGGCCACCGGCATCGTTGTCCGGGTTATAGCCCCCCATGTACTGGACAAGCGTTACGATCCGGCAGTTGTGGTTATGGACGACGCCGGGGAGCACGCCATCAGCCTGCTATCGGGACATCTTGGCGGAGCGAATGAATTAACCCGGAAAGTGGCGGCGGCAATGGGCGCTCATCCGGTTATCACTACTGCTACTGATGTGAACCAAAAACCGGCGGCCGATATTCTGGCGGTCAAACTTGATACGGCACTCGAACCCTTTGACCAGCTGAAATTGATCAATGCCGCCATAGTCAACGGCGACCGGGTCGGTTTTTTCCTGGATCATTCCCTGCCCAATCCAACTTACTATATGAATACAGCAGAAGAGATCGGCGTTCAGTTTTTGCCGATGCAATTGCTGTCTCAGGCGGAACAGTATGATATGGCGGTTGTTGTATCGGACAAAGACCTGTATGTCGTCAAACCTTGTCTCTTTCTCAGGCCGGCGACCCTGGTCGTGGGTCTGGGCTGCCGGCGAGGCACTGCCGGCGCTGAGATTCTCAACGCCGTGGCTGATGCCTGTAAAAAAATCGGCCGTAGCATGAAGAGTATCGCTATGCTGGCCACCACTGTCGCAAAGGAAGACGAAATCGGCATTCTGGCAGCAGCGCAGCAAATAGAAATACCGGTTGAATTTTACTCGAACGAAGAATTGCAGGAATGTATCAGCCGGCATCAGTTAAAGGTGTCAGGTTTTGTAGAGGATAAGATAGGAGTGGGAAATGTATGCGAAGCAGCAGCTTTGCTGGCAGGCCGGACCAGCCGGTTATTGCTGGACAGGACAGTTTACCCCAATATAACAGTAGCCATCACCGAGGTTGTGTCACAGTAGTAGGCATCGGTCCCGGCAGTCTCCCGGATATGACCCTGCGAGCCCGCAATGCTATTGTGGATGCTGAAATCGTAGTCGGATATGATACCTACATAGAGTTAATTGACGAACTGCTGACAGGCAAAACCGTCGTTGGCACCGGCATGATGCAGGAGATAGAGAGGTGTCAGGTTGCGGTGGACCATGCCGCTGAGGGCCGGAAGGTTGCAGTTGTATCCAGCGGCGACCCCGGCATTTATGGTATGGCAGGCTTAGTACTGGAACTGGCGATGAAGCTTCCGGCCGACGAACGTCCGGATACGGAAGTGATTCCCGGCGTCAGCGCGGTAGGGGCGGCTGCCGCTATTTTAGGTGCTCCCCTCATGCACGATTTTGCAGTGATCAGTTTGAGCGACCTGCTCACACCCTGGGAGATCATCCAGAAACGCGTGGAAATGGCTGTTGCCGGCGATTTTGTCATTGCGTTGTACAATCCAAAAAGCACCAAGCGGGTGAAGCATATCGAAGAAGTGCGCAATATTGCCCTGCGGCACCGTGCGGCCCAGACTCCGGTAGGAATCGTGCAGCAGGCAACCCGCAAGGGCGAGACGAAAGTCATCAGCAATCTGGCTGATTTCACAAAAGAATCGATAGACATGTTTTCTCTGGTTATTATTGGAAATAGCCAATCCTATGTGAAAGACGGCTGCATCATCACCCCCCGGGGCTATATAATATGATCTGCGTCTTAGGCGGTACCCAGGATAGCAGGGAAATCATCCGCTCCATTGCTGACAGCAACTATCCGGTCATGGCATCGGTAGCTACCGCCTATGGCCGGCAATTGATCGATGACGAACGGGTGATGGTCAACGATCATACTCTGGATTGCCAGGGCATGATCGACTGGTTTGGCGAGTGTGGCATCTCAATGGTCATCGACGCCACCCACCCTTATGCCCGGGATGTTTCTACCAATGCTATACAGGCCTGCGCTGCTCTGTCGATTCCTTATCTGAGATACGAACGAGAAGAGGTCCCTTTGCCGGACTATGCCCGGCTGCACACGGTGGAGACGGCGGCGGAAGCAGCCCGGTTGTCAGCCGGTCTGGGAGAGGTGATCTTCCTCACCACCGGCAGTCGTTCCTTAGGTGTCTTTCGCCAGGAGCCGCTACTGGCGGCCAAAAGGATTATCGCCAGAGTATTGCCGGATCCGGCGGTGATTGCCGAATGCTTCCGTTTAGGTTTTACTCCCCGAGATGTAGTGGCCATGCAGGGACCGTTTTCACGGGAACTGAACATCCAGTTGTTCCGCGAATACCGGACTCAGGTTATTGTAACCAAAAACAGCGGCACGGTAGGAGGCAGTGATACCAAACTGAAGGCAGCGATGGATCTGGAACTGCCGATCGTCGTCATTGACCGGCCCAAGGTGATTTATCCCTGTATCGTTCATTCGGTTGAAGATGTATTACGGTTTATTGGTCAAAGGAGGCAGTCCGATGGAATATATCATAGAACCCCAAAAAATTGAAAACCGCAGTATGGAGATCATCCGTCCGTATCTGGACAGGCTAAATTTATCCGAACCTGAAATTAAGGTCTATTCCCGCATCATTCACGCTGCCGGCGATCCAGACTACGCCAATTGGATACGAATCCATCCAACGGCGATTCAGGCCGGGTGTCAGGCGCTGCAAAAGGGTGCGGATATTTTTTGCGATGTAGAAATGGTCCGGACTGGCATTAATAAAACCCGTTTGGGCGCCTGGGGCGGTAAGGTGCACTGCCTGATCAGCGATCCGTCGGTTATTGCCGCCGCCAAAGTAACCGGAGCCACCCGCGCCATGACAGCCATGCGGTCCTTTGGTGACAAGCTGGATGGCTCTGTGGTCGCCATTGGCAATGCTCCCACTGCCTTGTTTGAACTGATGAAGATGATGCAGGAAACCGGCATTCGTCCCAGCCTGATCGTCGGTGTTCCCGTCGGGTTTGTCGGCGCCAGCGAGTCGAAGGATCTATTGGCAGCTGAATCGCCGGTTCCCTATATTACCGTACTGGGCAATAAGGGCGGCAGCCCGATTGCCGCGTCTGCGGTTAACGCTCTGTTGTATATGAATTGACGATTGTCATGTAAGGCGACTGGGAGGTGAATGTCATGGCCGGTTTTAAAATACCAAGGATCGTAATTGCGGGCACTCATAGCGGCGCGGGCAAGACCACCGTAGTAACCGGGCTTTTGGCTGCTTTGCGGGGGGAAGGATATAAAGTTCAGTCCTATAAAGTAGGGCCGGATTACATAGATCCCGGTTTTCATGCCGCCGCCAGCGGCAAACCGGCTCACAACCTGGATACCTGGCTGATCCCGGAGGATCAGCTGGTCCGGATTTTCGCCGACTCGGCCCAGTCCAGTGATATCGCAATTATCGAAGGGGTCATGGGCTTATTCGACGGAGGGCGTCACGGCGTCAGCAGTACTGCAGCCATTGCCAAACTGCTGCAGGCTCCGGTGGTGCTGGTGGTGGATGCTAAATCCGCCGGGGAAAGTATCGCCGCCACGGTTCTTGGTTTCAACATGTATGATCCGGATTTGAAACTGGCAGGAGTTATCGTCAACCGCCTGGGGTCCGATTCTCATCGTCAGACAGTGGTTGGCGCTCTGGAGAAGCTGCAGATTCCGGTCTTGGGGTGTTTATACCGGGATCAGGCTTTGATCATGCCCGAACGGCATTTGGGTCTGACGCCGGTGACAGAACGGGAAACCGAAAAGTCAGTGGACGCTATGCGCCAGCAAGTTCAACGCAGCGTTAATATAGAACATATACAGCGGATTGCGGCGCAAGCTCCAGCGATCATTTGTGCTGAGGCTCCTTCCCTGCCTCAGCGACAGTCTCCGCCGGCAGTACGAATCGGGATTGCCCGTGACGCCGCCTTTTCCTTTTACTACCCGGAAAGCCTGGCGGTATTGACTGCCAGCGGGGCGGAACTGTTTTTTTTCAGCCCGCTCGAAGACTCAAAGCTGCCGCCTGTAGACGGTATCATCCTGGGGGGAGGTTTTCCCGAGATGTTTGCCAAAGAATTGGCGGTAAACCGGGGGATGCTCTGTGATATACGGGAGAAGGCCGGACAGGGGATGCCTGTCTATGCCGAGTGCGGCGGTTTGATGTATTTAACCCGGCAGCTCATTGATTTTGAGCAGCAGCCATACGAAATGGCAGGGCTTATTCCGGCCAGATGCCAGATGCATTCTAAGCTGGAGACAGTGGGGTACATTGAAGCCACGGCCTGGAACGACAACTTGTTGTGCCAGGCGCAGGCTGTACTGCGCGGACACGAATTTCATTTTTCCCGGATGATTCCGGAGATAGTCGGCGATGACTTCCCCTGGGCGTTTCAGTTTAAAAAGATGCGCACCGGCGCTGCGTATCCAGCCGGATATGCCAAAGGGAATATTCTGGCGTCCTATTTGCACATCCATTTTGCAGGTAGTCCCGGGGCAGCGGATTCTTTTATTCGAAAATGCATGATATACGCCGCCTCACGCGGCTAAGGCAGGGAAAATAATATGGCAGGTAAGATCGTACTGGTTACAGGCGGAGCCAGAAGCGGTAAGAGCGGCTTCGCGGAGAAATACGTCGCCGGTCTGGGGGAAAACGTGGTATATATCGCTACGGCCCAGATTTATGATCAAGAGATGGAACTCCGGGTCCGGCTTCACCAAGAACGGCGTCCGGCTGATTGGCAGACCATTGAGGCTCCGTTTGCCGTCGAGAAGCATCTGGCGGGAATCTGCGGCCGTCAGGCCGTTTTGTTGGACTGCCTGACTATTTATATCAGTAATTTGTTATTATCCTATGATTTCGGACAAACGAATGCCGAAACGAGGCATCAGGCGGTCATGAAGGCTATTGATCGGCTGATGGCAGCTGCCAGGGCCTCTGATGCCACTGTCGTCATCGTATCCAACGAAGTCGGCATGGGGATTGTGCCGGAGAATGCTCTGGCGAGAGAGTTCCGGGACTTGGCGGGAAAGGCCAATCAAAAGGTTGCCGCCTGGGCTGACGAAGTCTACCTGACAGTCAGCGGACTGGCGATCAACATCAAGCCACTGGCCTTAAGACTGCCGAAAGAGGTGTAATATGGCGAAATTTATCATGCTGCAGGGAACGAGTTCCCATGTGGGAAAAAGTATTCTTGCCGCTGCTTTATGCCGGATTTTTAAACAGGATCAATGGAAGGTGGCGCCGTTTAAGGCTCAAAATATGGCCTTAAATTCTTATGTGACGCAAGATGGCGGTGAAATGGGCCGGGCTCAGGTGGTCCAAGCTGAGGCTGCCGGCGTGGAACCTTCGGTGGAAATGAATCCGGTGCTCTTAAAGCCCACCGGCAATGCCAGTTCCCAGGTCATCCTCATGGGCCGTCCGGTAGGGGTTATGTCGGCAAAGGAATATCATGCCGGATATAGTTTACAGGCTTTGGACACAGTGAAACAGAGCCTGAAGAGCCTGTCAGACCAATATGAAGTATTGGTTATTGAAGGAGCGGGAAGCCCGGCGGAAGTCAATCTAAAAGCCAATGATATCGTCAATATGCGAGTGGCCAAACTGGCTCAGGCGCCGGTGCTGCTCATTGCGGATATTGACCGAGGAGGGGCTTTGGCCTCTGTTGTCGGTACGCTGGAACTGCTGGATCCTGCCGAACGGGATATGGTCAAAGGGATTGTGATCAATAAGTTCCGGGGTGATTTGGAATTGCTGCGGCCGGCTCTGGATTTTCTCGAGAATAAGACGCAAAAACCGGTAGTCGGAGTCGTGCCGTTTTTGGATAATCTGGGAATTGATGATGAAGATTCGGTTTCCCTGGATGACAAAACGGTTGTGGGGCAGCGGGATATCGAAGTAGCGGTGTTGCGCACTCCTAAAATTTCTAATTTTACTGATTTTGAGGCGCTGGCCCATGAACAGGATGTGGCTGTACGGTATGTTCGTCCGGGGGATGAGATCGGGCAGCCTGATTTAGTGATCCTGCCGGGCAGCAAAAATACGGTGGAGGATCTGGTTTATCTGCGTCAAAACGGCTATGAACAGGAAATCCGCCGTCTGGCCGAGGCTGGTGTCCCTGTTATCGGCATTTGCGGCGGATACCAGATGCTGGGTCGGGAAATTCATGACCCGTTTCATACTGAATCAAACTTAGACTTTATTGCCGGGATGGGATTATTGCCTATTGTCACTGAGTTCGCCGCCACGAAAATGACGCATCAGGTCTGCGCCGGCTGCCGCAATCATGCATTTTTGGGCATCAATTATTCAGATGATCAGCTCCAGGGATATGAGATCCATATGGGACGCACCGATTTCGTCGAAGCGGTCCGCTCCGCGTTTACGATTGCCGTCAGATCGGGCCAGCCGATTCAGGCTGAAGACGGGGTTGTCACTCCGGACGGTTTGGTGATGGGGACTTATATTCATGGCATTTTTGACAATGACGGCTACCGGCGGGCAGTCATTAATGCCCTGCGGCAGCGCAAGGGATTAACACCGTTGGAAGTGAAAGAAAACTTCAGGGATCGCAAGGAAAAAAGCTATGACCGGCTTGCCGATACTGTGCGCAAGAGTCTGAATATGGATCTGATTTATCAGATCATGGGTGCTGCCAAATGAGTCAGATACATTACCTGCTGCCTCTGGCGCTGTTATGGGACTGGATCATCGGGGATCCGCGAACGCGGTTTCATCCGGTGGTCCAGATGGGGGCCCTGATCGCTTTTTTAGAGCGGAAACTGAGATCGCCCCTGGCGGCGCCTAACAGCAAACGGATGGCCGGTTCTATCCTGGTGCTTAGCGTTCTGATTCTTACCTATTTTACGGCCCGTTTGGCCACAGAACTGCTGGCTCTGCTCCCGCCGCTGCCGGAACTGCTGGGAGGCGCTTTGCTTCTTTCCTTTGTCATATCACCGCGCAGTCTGGCCCAGGCCGGCAGGGAGATCAAAGCTCTGTTGGAAGCGGGCGATCTTGACCAGGCCCGTGGTAAGGTCAGCTGGATTGTCGGCCGGGATACAGCCGGTCTCAATATCCATCAAGTATCCCGAGCCACGGTGGAAACGGTTGCCGAAAATATCGTTGACGGGATTATTTCTCCTTTGTTTTATGCCTTGCTTGGCGGCCTGCCCTTGGCTTTCGTGTATCGGGCCGTCAATACGATGGATTCCATGCTGGGGTATAAGAATGAAAAGTATATGGATTTCGGTATGGTTGCCGCCCGGACCGACGACGTTTTCAACTATATTCCCGCCCGTATTACTGGCATCCTGTTGGTTGCAGCCTGTTTTCCGCTCAGGTTGAGCGGGTTGATGGCCGTAAAGATGATGCTCCGCGATGCGGCCAAACATCCCAGCCCCAATAGCGGCATTCCCGAAGCCGCCGTTGCCGGAGCTTTAGGAATACAACTGGGCGGCTTGAATTACTATGGAGGAAAGCCGTCCCAGCGGGCTTTGATGGGCGATAGGCTGAATCCTATTGAGCCGGGGCATATCGAGGCCACGATACGGCTGATGTATGTGACTACCTGGTTGTTCACCCTGACTGCCGCAGCGATTGCCAATATGTAAACCGGAAGGTACAGGAGGCTGCTTGTGATGGATGTACGATGGTTTCAATGGTTTTGCCGGCGGGTTGCTGTTACCGATTTTATAACCGGGCTGCAGTTTCTTACCCGCATCCGTTTTGTGCGGCAGAGTGAATGGACGCCGCAAAGTTTTGGGGAAAGCGTAAAGTTTTTCCCCCTGATCGGACTGGTGATTGGTCTGGTCTTGTATGGTTTCGCCTATATTGCCGCGGAGCGGCTCCCTATACACCTGTTTACCGCCGCGATTATTGTGCTGGAAATTGCCCTGACCGGAGGATTGCACTGCGATGGTTTTATGGATACCATGGACGGTTTATTTTCCGGCCGGTCACGGGAACGTATGCTGGAGATTATGAAAGACAGCCGGGTAGGGGCTAACGGTGTTGTTGGTTTTCTCTGCCTGCTTTTGATAAAGGGGTCGGTTTTGCTGGATCTGCCCCAAGCGCAGTTGCTGGCGGCACTGCTAATAGCGCCGGTGGTGGGACGGCTGGCAATGGTCATCGGCATTACATCCTTTCCCTATGCCCGGCCGGAAGGGATGGGTAAAGCGTTTGCCCAGTATGCCGATCGATTCAGTCTGGGGTTTGCGGCTGTTTCTTCTCTGATCATTGTATCCCTGGTGGGACCGGTGTACTTAATCAGCAGTATGATCGGCTTAGCCGTGGCTGTGAGTTTTGCCTGCTACGTAACTCGCGTGTTAGGCGGTCTTACCGGGGACATTTATGGCGCCCTGACGGAAATAACGCAGGCGGCAGTCTTTTTGTCCGTCGTATTAATCGGCTGAGTAGTATAAGGAGAATAGACATGGGAGAAACAGTG is drawn from Acetonema longum DSM 6540 and contains these coding sequences:
- the cbiE gene encoding precorrin-6y C5,15-methyltransferase (decarboxylating) subunit CbiE, with the translated sequence MEHKVIIVGIGPGAPDYLLPAALKKIQQARVLAGGKRALATFGREDVQQIQIDGNLSEVLHGIREALPQSDVTVLVSGDPGFYSLLPAIRRSFPSEIIEVVPGISSVQVAFARIGLPWQEAYLTSVHGREVAGNPALGYIPGKILGLLTDPVHNPSFLAAHLLEQGWPQTAKVWLCENLSYDSERILALSLAEIKSVAGFESCVMVVQG
- the cbiT gene encoding precorrin-6Y C5,15-methyltransferase (decarboxylating) subunit CbiT, whose protein sequence is MKRYFPGIADDEFIRGSVPMTKQEIRIMVLAKARIGEADTVIDIGAGTGSISIEAAFQAQKGIVYAVEKNPEGVGLIQTNCRHFGLDNVRVIHGEAPEALEDLPKANAIIVGGAGGHLPTVLERCDALLYEQGRLIITAVTLETILETVTIMEKKENYTVEASGMQVTRLRRAGTKHMFDALNPVFVISCIKEKE
- the cobM gene encoding precorrin-4 C(11)-methyltransferase; the encoded protein is MQVFFVGAGPGDPELITVKGQRLLQSADVIIYAGSLVNPVLLDNAKPGSEIHNSASMTLDEVVAVMEKAIAMNKTVVRLHTGDPSIYGAIQEQMDALDQRHISYDVVPGVSSFLAAAAALKREYTLPAVSQTVIITRLEGRTPVPPKEQLETLATHHATMCIFLSVHMVETVVARLLAGGYEPATPVAIVQKASWPEQKIMRGTLNTIAATVAAEGIDRTALIIVGDCLAAEYELSRLYSPDFGHMFRESVCG
- a CDS encoding cobalt-precorrin 5A hydrolase produces the protein MRIAIISVTAKGAARAGELAQALQCGTENHDIDQYAKTGRNPTGAAEYEHLGKLAGIIFNQYDALIFIMATGIVVRVIAPHVLDKRYDPAVVVMDDAGEHAISLLSGHLGGANELTRKVAAAMGAHPVITTATDVNQKPAADILAVKLDTALEPFDQLKLINAAIVNGDRVGFFLDHSLPNPTYYMNTAEEIGVQFLPMQLLSQAEQYDMAVVVSDKDLYVVKPCLFLRPATLVVGLGCRRGTAGAEILNAVADACKKIGRSMKSIAMLATTVAKEDEIGILAAAQQIEIPVEFYSNEELQECISRHQLKVSGFVEDKIGVGNVCEAAALLAGRTSRLLLDRTVYPNITVAITEVVSQ
- the cobJ gene encoding precorrin-3B C(17)-methyltransferase, which codes for MTLRARNAIVDAEIVVGYDTYIELIDELLTGKTVVGTGMMQEIERCQVAVDHAAEGRKVAVVSSGDPGIYGMAGLVLELAMKLPADERPDTEVIPGVSAVGAAAAILGAPLMHDFAVISLSDLLTPWEIIQKRVEMAVAGDFVIALYNPKSTKRVKHIEEVRNIALRHRAAQTPVGIVQQATRKGETKVISNLADFTKESIDMFSLVIIGNSQSYVKDGCIITPRGYII
- the cobK gene encoding precorrin-6A reductase, translated to MICVLGGTQDSREIIRSIADSNYPVMASVATAYGRQLIDDERVMVNDHTLDCQGMIDWFGECGISMVIDATHPYARDVSTNAIQACAALSIPYLRYEREEVPLPDYARLHTVETAAEAARLSAGLGEVIFLTTGSRSLGVFRQEPLLAAKRIIARVLPDPAVIAECFRLGFTPRDVVAMQGPFSRELNIQLFREYRTQVIVTKNSGTVGGSDTKLKAAMDLELPIVVIDRPKVIYPCIVHSVEDVLRFIGQRRQSDGIYHRTPKN
- a CDS encoding precorrin-8X methylmutase gives rise to the protein MEYIIEPQKIENRSMEIIRPYLDRLNLSEPEIKVYSRIIHAAGDPDYANWIRIHPTAIQAGCQALQKGADIFCDVEMVRTGINKTRLGAWGGKVHCLISDPSVIAAAKVTGATRAMTAMRSFGDKLDGSVVAIGNAPTALFELMKMMQETGIRPSLIVGVPVGFVGASESKDLLAAESPVPYITVLGNKGGSPIAASAVNALLYMN
- a CDS encoding cobyrinate a,c-diamide synthase, with the translated sequence MAGFKIPRIVIAGTHSGAGKTTVVTGLLAALRGEGYKVQSYKVGPDYIDPGFHAAASGKPAHNLDTWLIPEDQLVRIFADSAQSSDIAIIEGVMGLFDGGRHGVSSTAAIAKLLQAPVVLVVDAKSAGESIAATVLGFNMYDPDLKLAGVIVNRLGSDSHRQTVVGALEKLQIPVLGCLYRDQALIMPERHLGLTPVTERETEKSVDAMRQQVQRSVNIEHIQRIAAQAPAIICAEAPSLPQRQSPPAVRIGIARDAAFSFYYPESLAVLTASGAELFFFSPLEDSKLPPVDGIILGGGFPEMFAKELAVNRGMLCDIREKAGQGMPVYAECGGLMYLTRQLIDFEQQPYEMAGLIPARCQMHSKLETVGYIEATAWNDNLLCQAQAVLRGHEFHFSRMIPEIVGDDFPWAFQFKKMRTGAAYPAGYAKGNILASYLHIHFAGSPGAADSFIRKCMIYAASRG
- the cobU gene encoding bifunctional adenosylcobinamide kinase/adenosylcobinamide-phosphate guanylyltransferase codes for the protein MAGKIVLVTGGARSGKSGFAEKYVAGLGENVVYIATAQIYDQEMELRVRLHQERRPADWQTIEAPFAVEKHLAGICGRQAVLLDCLTIYISNLLLSYDFGQTNAETRHQAVMKAIDRLMAAARASDATVVIVSNEVGMGIVPENALAREFRDLAGKANQKVAAWADEVYLTVSGLAINIKPLALRLPKEV
- a CDS encoding cobyric acid synthase, which translates into the protein MAKFIMLQGTSSHVGKSILAAALCRIFKQDQWKVAPFKAQNMALNSYVTQDGGEMGRAQVVQAEAAGVEPSVEMNPVLLKPTGNASSQVILMGRPVGVMSAKEYHAGYSLQALDTVKQSLKSLSDQYEVLVIEGAGSPAEVNLKANDIVNMRVAKLAQAPVLLIADIDRGGALASVVGTLELLDPAERDMVKGIVINKFRGDLELLRPALDFLENKTQKPVVGVVPFLDNLGIDDEDSVSLDDKTVVGQRDIEVAVLRTPKISNFTDFEALAHEQDVAVRYVRPGDEIGQPDLVILPGSKNTVEDLVYLRQNGYEQEIRRLAEAGVPVIGICGGYQMLGREIHDPFHTESNLDFIAGMGLLPIVTEFAATKMTHQVCAGCRNHAFLGINYSDDQLQGYEIHMGRTDFVEAVRSAFTIAVRSGQPIQAEDGVVTPDGLVMGTYIHGIFDNDGYRRAVINALRQRKGLTPLEVKENFRDRKEKSYDRLADTVRKSLNMDLIYQIMGAAK
- the cbiB gene encoding adenosylcobinamide-phosphate synthase CbiB, with the protein product MSQIHYLLPLALLWDWIIGDPRTRFHPVVQMGALIAFLERKLRSPLAAPNSKRMAGSILVLSVLILTYFTARLATELLALLPPLPELLGGALLLSFVISPRSLAQAGREIKALLEAGDLDQARGKVSWIVGRDTAGLNIHQVSRATVETVAENIVDGIISPLFYALLGGLPLAFVYRAVNTMDSMLGYKNEKYMDFGMVAARTDDVFNYIPARITGILLVAACFPLRLSGLMAVKMMLRDAAKHPSPNSGIPEAAVAGALGIQLGGLNYYGGKPSQRALMGDRLNPIEPGHIEATIRLMYVTTWLFTLTAAAIANM
- the cobS gene encoding adenosylcobinamide-GDP ribazoletransferase; amino-acid sequence: MDVRWFQWFCRRVAVTDFITGLQFLTRIRFVRQSEWTPQSFGESVKFFPLIGLVIGLVLYGFAYIAAERLPIHLFTAAIIVLEIALTGGLHCDGFMDTMDGLFSGRSRERMLEIMKDSRVGANGVVGFLCLLLIKGSVLLDLPQAQLLAALLIAPVVGRLAMVIGITSFPYARPEGMGKAFAQYADRFSLGFAAVSSLIIVSLVGPVYLISSMIGLAVAVSFACYVTRVLGGLTGDIYGALTEITQAAVFLSVVLIG